Proteins found in one Salvia splendens isolate huo1 chromosome 10, SspV2, whole genome shotgun sequence genomic segment:
- the LOC121752186 gene encoding transcription initiation factor TFIID subunit 10-like, giving the protein MNGQTSHQQPKDRHDDDATLTEFLASLMDYTPTIPDELVEHYLAKSGFQCPDTRLTRLVAVATQKFIADVATDALQQCKARPAVIKDKRDKQQKEKRLILTMEDLSKALREYGVNVKHQEYFADTPSAGLDPASRDE; this is encoded by the exons ATGAACGGCCAAACCAGCCACCAGCAGCCAAAGGATCGCCACGACGACGATGCTACGCTCACAGAGTTCCTCGCTTCTTTGATGGACTATACACCCACG ATACCTGATGAATTGGTGGAGCATTACTTGGCGAAAAGTGGATTCCAGTGCCCCGACACCCGATT GACAAGGCTGGTAGCAGTTGCAACACAGAAGTTCATTGCAGATGTGGCAACTGATGCACTTCA GCAGTGTAAGGCAAGGCCAGCTGTAATCAAGGACAAAAGAGATAAACAGCAAAAG GAGAAGCGTTTGATCTTGACGATGGAGGATCTTTCCAAGGCTCTACGGGAG TATGGTGTGAATGTCAAACATCAAGAATACTTTGCTGACACTCCATCTGCTGGTCTAGATCCTGCTTCAAGAGACGAATAA